The genomic region TCTGAAATATCCATGTATTGTAGGCTAGTAGGCAGAGAATCTGGCAAAGAACCCGTAATCCCATTTGAATGGAGGTCAAGAAATTCAAGGTTTTGAATTCCATTTATTGATGGAGGAATTCCTCCAACAAGGCGATTGTTGCTTAAGTCAACGAAATTCAAGCCCTTCAACTTCCCTATCTCTGATGGAACTGTTCCTGCAAGTTTATTGTCATTCAAACGTAACCTGTACAGATTGGTGCAGTTTCCTATATCTGGCGGAATAAAACCAGATAAATCATTGGAAAGTAGCAGTAATTTGGTGAGATTTCTCAAACCAAAAATCTCTTTTGGGATTGAACCAAATAGGCTATTGTAGGATAGATCAATTGCCTCAAGATCCTGGCACTGAGAAAGACTATCTGGAATATTTCCAGTCAGCTTATTTTGCCAGGCAAAGAATAGAGTCAAGCTCTTAAGGTTGCCAATGAGAACAGGAATCTCACCGGAGATGGCGTTGTTGTCGATTTCCAGATGAGTTAGCTCAATGCAATTTGAAATTTCAGAAGGAATTGTACCTGATAACTGATTAACACTCAATTGAAGCTCTTGAAGCTTCAAAAGTTTTCCAATGCTTCTTGGTATGCTACCTGTCAGATGATTATCAGATAAATCCACCATAGTTAGCTCCGTGCAGCTTCCAAGTTCATCTGGGATACTACCAACTAAGTTATTCTGCCACAATAGCAGACCTTGAAGCTTGCTCAGCTGACCGACTTGACTCGGGATTGGACCGGATATAGAATTTTGATACAGGTAAAGATTTTGCAGCTCACTGCAATTACCAATCTCTTCTGGTATAGGACCTGATATCAAAGATGTATAAATGGCTATGGTTTGAATTCTTTTCAGCATTCCTAATGATGAGGGAAGACTGCCAGAAATGCTAGTTTCAGCGAGGCCGAACATAACCAAGCTGGTGCAGTTCCCTATCTCCCAGGGCAGCTCCCCTTTAAGATTTTTATTTCCACCTGCTCGAAAAACTTGTAGCTTTCTCAATTCTCCAATGCTCTTTGGAATTTCACCGCTGAGTTGATTGTCATAGAGTGTCAGGTAAACAAGGCTGGAAAGATTCCCTATTCCTGACGGAACTTCACCTTCAAGGAAGTTTGAGTTGAGAGACAATGTTTCCAATTTGCTCAGTCTGCAAATTTCCAGGGGGATTTCACCTGTGAGAGAATTGCCACTGAGGTCAACATAACTTAGCTCATACTGATCACCGAGCTCCTTAGGGATTGTGCCTGTAAGATTGGTTGATGAAAGCACAAGGATCTTCAAGGATTTTAGAGACTGCAAATTAGAAGGCAATGAGCCTTGCAACTCTATTGCTTTCAACCTTATCTCAACTACCTCGCCTTGTGAGTTGCAATGAATCCCAAACCATCTGCATGGAGTAGCATCTAATGAACTCCACGATTTGAGTGCATCTCCGCTGCTGTTTAAGCTGTTCTTCCATGTTAAAAGAGCCTGCCCCTGCTCATCAATCGAGTAGCAACGATAGAAAAAAAGTGTGTTTATTGAGAGAAGTAAGGTGAAGGAGAAGATATTGGAGGAAAGCAGGAGATTCCTTGGTGTTGCAGGCATTGCTTAGAGAAGAGAACAGGTGATCTGTTTTGGGATTGAAGAGGGTTGAACCCCATGTTTTGTTTATAGAACAAATGCAGAAGATCTGGATCCAAGTGCACTTTCTTTTTCTAATATTATAATAGGTCTAGATGTAGTTGTTAAACAAGAGATGGTGATGCATTGCAGATGgatttcttatttttttttatttctttctttcagtCTTTATGTTAATCAGTCAATTAAAAGGAAAGGTTATTCTGATATTCTTCCCATTCTGTACCTTTTAACATACTTTGTTTTTAAGCCTTAATTTTTTACTACAATTAACTATCAGAAAGAACCCCAAAGCACCTCTAGTATGTCAATAAACCATGGAATTTATGTGCCAATCCAAGCAAGGTGTTCCATCAAATTTATGTGGTCACAGTTGACTACCAAGCCATGTGTTTGTTTCCCGTATAGTTTTCAGTTGCTTTTCTCTGATTTAACCAGCATAAGCACACATAATTTTGTTTGATACAAACCCTTTTCCCCCTCGCGGTAATGTTTGGAGCACATGGCCATCTTAAATGCCAACTATTTTGATTTGTGTTAAAATTCTGATATCTTTTATTACTTTTTTTCCTGCAGAGTTAAGCTAAGTGGGGGATGTTTAGTAAGTGTAAAAAGGCATTTTGGTTCGTTTATAGCACATTACAATAGTGAACATCACATGGAAGTAATGGAATCAAgcaataaatttttatttgtttaaacaCCAAATCTGGACAAATTGTCGGATAGTCTTTgctataaagaaaatatatatatgaaatggagCTTGGCCTTGAATTGAAGGGACAACCACATACCAGCTTGACAATtctttattgttattttattcaCTATAATCATAATCAAATTTGGCCCACTgattaaaaaacaaaaacaatactCAATAATTAAAATCTTTCAAGATAAACAATACTAAATCAATAACAATTATGGGCTTGAGTTTCTTGAGAAAATGGGGTGAAATTTTTATTCATATATAGTGAAATTGCTAAATACGCAGAATCATAAAACAGTACTATTTTTGCTCTGCTCCACCTCCATCTACTGACGATACCTACCCTTTAATTTGACCATAAATTCTTACCCACTAGTATATACCAGCAAACCCAAAGTACCAATGCACATTTCTTGTAAGATTGTCAGATATTCACCACTAGTTAGTGGACCCTATAAGGTTCGCTTGTAATATATATAACACCAATGCCCAATACTTAAATATTTGAAACTTGTTTTTTCACAATCTCTAGCCAAGAGTTCATAGATACATGACATGTTAATCCAAGGAGACCCCCAAAAAaaagtggaaaagaaaagatgtatgaaagccagaaaacaatgaaaagaataaaaataaagcgAAACAAAGCGTTAAAAGAAGAGACAAAGGGCACTCAGTTTAAACAGAGATGAAATAAAAACCATATAACAATCTAAATGGTCCCTCTTTGTCCAATTTCTACCTTTTGTTGTTCACTTTTTCTTAGTGAAACTCAACTTGGAAAACCTTTTGGTGTAAGGAAATAAAAAGGTTATGtttgtaatattatattatgtttgtgTTATAACATGAATGGGGGGCATCATCTCTCCTTTCTTTTTTCATCTTCTGCAACAATGTTAGGTAACTTTTTCAAGTTCCGAATCAATTTAACATATACCTATAAATGTAAAAAGCTTGAAAGTAGTGGATCTTGATTGCAATTTTAGGGGTATACTTGTCATCTTAATTaattactctcttttttttttaatttccttttaaattaaaacaaaaacaaatcaaGAAGATGATTACAAATGGATCTATCTCTCATCACATGAACTTGATGTCTCATGTATTTATTAATTATTGAAGTTGTTTAAGCATCACAAAAATGAGCAAATGGAATCAAATTAAACTAGTAGGCAACAAAGGGTCACATGATGTGATCTTAGATTGCTGGTTTTCCAAATGGCAACTGTATAAGATTAGCTGAACAACAACAGACCTTTAttatactatttttttttttttgttctctgGTTTAAAATATATAGAGAGATTAGAtagaaattatatatttttgtttttgagtTTAATTTGTTTAATCCTCACTGTACCATATCAAACAACTTTGGTTCGTGGTGCATACCTTAATTAGTTTTTTGCTTGGTGTTGTTGGCATGAGACTAGCACATGAGAGGAGATATGCAATACATGAAGATGATGATGGGCAAATGCAttctttatacatatatatatggatGGAAATGATAGTAAAGAGGTGGAGGTGCATGCTTGAAAGTCATGTAAGATTATACATGGTGGAGATGGGGAAATGTTTCAATAGTTATGGAACACAATGAAATGAAGTTAACACAATAACCCCCTCCCCTCACCTCTATACTAGAGCACAACAATCTATGCACATGATGTCCACTCCACACTATCAAGGCCTAGCTAAGCTTACCTACCTctcttatttatatttatatttgtaattGGGATGTTTTCAGCAGTGGACCCTGAACAAATGCATGATGGAGTCGACTCCATTCCTTTTTACATTTTGTACATAGCATTAGCACCTCCTCTCCTCTTGCATGGACTACCCAAATAATACAACAATCTTTTACTCAAAACTCAAACAAATGCCAATATACCATCCACTATTTCAATTGCTAGTGTTCCCCAAGCCTTCTAGGCTTTTCTAGCCGGCTGTAAtgaattttaaagtttaattctctctctttttttgtttttgtctTATCATTTCTAGTAAATATTCAATGTTGAAAACTTTGTTATACCAAATTTATTCCTAATGTCATCAATTGGTGTCAGtttatttgtttatatatatatatatatatatatatatatatatatatattattgaagaTTTTCTGATATTCGATAGTTACATTCAACTCCAATTAAATTATAATCAAGTTAGGTCGAATTTTAAATAGGAAATAAACTCTCCCGATATTATTTTCTCTATATTCAAGACTAAATCTAAAATCTTATGTGAAGGATAACAAACTTCTTACCACTGGTATTCTTTATAATTTTGTAGTCtatagtttttattattttatttttgcttttaCTTTTGCTCAATATATGCATTAAAGTTCCGCAATATGAACACTTTGTTGGCTTTCCCCATTGTCTTTTGTGATTTATGTGACAAGTTCTTTTgttcctttctttaatttttgGTTAATGGAGAAGGCGAACCATATCCTTACGTTAGTGATTATATTATACTAGTTAGAAAACAGAAAGCTACGTATCATGCATTTAGAAGGTCGCATCATTGTCCCCTAATCACAGTATTGCCGTCCTAATCTTTCCCTAATTTCAGGATTTGGGTTCCCTACATatcctttatttatttctttatgatGGTACGAGCTTGACAATTATGGGTTTAAGTGAGAGAAAGCTTTTAAGCTCCGGTCAAAAATTTTGTGCTGACTGCTGATGGTTAAATCTTTGTTCTTTACTTTACatagtttatgatatgatttaaacGAACATGATATACGTCGTGTTCATATAATCCTTTTTTAGATTTTGCTTACTAGTTCAAATACCCTATTTGCATCTCATTTCCTTATCTAGAAACTTAATAATTTGTTGTACATTTCAATTTCAGCCCAGGAGCAAGGAGTTTCTGTTAAAATATTACTTGGtcaagaaaaaaaagaaggggaaTTGATGCTGATATTGCTTCTTGTGTGAGACATCAATACTTCACTTTCCAGTCACTTCATGTTTAAAACTATCCAGGCAAGCCAGAGAACAGAAAATCTTACTGGCAAACAAATCAAAATCCCATTTACACAGCCCTTTCTTATCTGGTAAATTTCACTCTCTTGAATGATGGGTTAAGGTtgaaaacataaacacaaaaggTAATGAAATGAAATGAGTTATACATGGAAAGGAATGATGGAGAATAGTAGCTCATTATTCTTTTCTCCCAATTTTCCAAATTAAAAAACATACCCCTAATGATTGCTAGATAATATCCCATCATATGAACTGATAATATTTATTTTCCAGAATGTGACATAGAAGCTACTTACACATCCATCCCATCTCCCCCTAGTCGGTTTCAGCTGTGATATTTGAGAAGCTTGAAAATCCCAAGATACTAGAATCAGATACAACCAACACACATTTAATGCCAGATCTACTTCAGACTTGTATGCAGATCCATGTTCACAAAAGGATGGAAGCACACATGGTCATGGATCATAGGACATTGCCAATTTGCTTCCATCAGCCAACATAAAAACACAGTACCCTATCAATCAACTAGTGCATATAATACTATAGCCTCATCTGTCACCCTTCAATACTTTTAGCTTTAGCTCttcaattttgaaagaaaaatgaaCTATCTATGGTTATATAAAACAACCACAACTCTAGTCACTTAGACTTGGCTCAGGGATACCAAAatggtataaatatatatatacatgagtaGATAAGCCTAAACATATTGCAGACCAAAATGGACAGGAATAAAACCAATGAGTCGTGCTGTTATTGGATTGAAATTTGGTGTTAACTCGTTCCAAAAAAATTAGACACATCTAAAGGTACACTCTTCGAACTTTTTCTTTCAGGAAAATACCGGTAACAACAATGATGTGAACATGGAAGCAATAAAGCTATGTACCTAAGACCATTAAAGTCTCAACTATCAGAGATGTGTACAAGGCAAAAGCAAAGTCAAAGTAAATCAGGTCACCTCCCAAAACATCTTGACACTGAAGAGGTAAGAGCAGAGGTGAGAAATTTGAGCCCAGCAGACCCACCAGGGAAGTAAGAAACAGCATAGTATGCAAGTGCAAGGACCTAGAATTTTCACGGAAACAGAAAAGAAATTGATATCAAACCAGAAGATTGAACTGCCGCTaagttaattaattatatatCAGCTGATCATTTGACAAACCTAACCTAACAAgcttaaggaaaaaaaaaaaaaaagaggcatgATAAGAATAATAGACTACTACGGGATCCTTAGAATAGCGAAAATGACACAAGTAAAAGAACCAGTATACCTGAACAACAGAAAAAAGCACAGAAAGAATGTAGCTATGAAGCACCATGGAAACATACATGGTGCCCACCATACTTCCAATAAATCCTAATGTAAAAGGAAGCCTCTGCAGATATGGTGTgaaaatccaaaattaaaaaccaaaatggTAAAagatttaaaaacaaaatatctAAATATAGCATATATGTACCTCTTTCGATGACATGTGGGCCAACTGATTCTTTGGGCCTCTGAGAGCAAAGAATGATCCAATGATAAAGCCACATCCAAGGGTAAAGCAGATTGCAAATTTTTGGGGCAAGAGCACCATGACTGGAAGAAACATGGTAAAAGCAATGAAAACAAAAAAGACCCCAGCTGCCAGAAATAAACCAAAGTAGATGAATGCTTTTCCTGAAGGGACACTACTTGTGGCAGATTGGAGATTCCCAGGGAGATCTCTCACCCCTTTTGAAACACTGGAACACGAGGAACCAAACCAAAAAAAATTGCATTAACAGAAGAATATGAACTTATGAGTTATGCGATGTACCAatccatttttattttaatttaacaggttttaattaaatatgaaaaagtaATTGCTCTTTCACAACTACAGTTAATACAAAATTGGAAATATGCCAACTTATGGTAAAAGCAGCAGGTTGCTAGCATTTACATTTGGATACTAATTTCAGTGATTGTGTTGCAGTGGGGGTAATAAGGAGGAATAATACATTCTGGAGATAAATAGAAAGACATGGAATCTACAAGTACCAGCAATTGAACTATCCTCAACTACAAGCAAAACAAGGCACCAAACAGTTCACTATTTTACTCCAGGTAGCAAACATATCAATGACCAATAGTCACAGGTCTTCGCTTTGGTAGAGATGCGTTAAGTTCACCATTTGAACACCAGACCACAGCACTGCCAAGGACAGCCCTAAACAGCATACACGAATAACCAAGATACAACAGTTGATTTAATGATTGAACTCAGTTAACTCATAAAAGAACTGCTTCTATTGTTAGTCACATCGTTTTCAACTCATAAACTGGCAATATATACTAGATCTATATTAATCTTACTATCTACTTGTTGCTCAAACCAACCCAATTAACATTAAGTAGATACATGCTCTGATAAACACTTAGTCCTATAACATAATGGAAAATAAAACTCGATCTCAAGGTTTTTATCAACTGAAAGACCTAATAATACTGTATTATTTCTTGTTCACCCATCTATCCTCTTATTCTAAAACCAACTAAAGTCACAATGCCATTTTTGACAGGATAACACTCAACAGAACAGAGGAAATCCAAGCCGAGGCTTGCACATATGCTATACGAGTTCACTTCCTATTAGGCAAAGTGATGACTGTTAACAAAATCAAACAAAGATCTTCAAACTTAATTAAATTGGCCAGATGCTTACAAATCAAAATGAATGATCATTTATCCCACTCCAATTCACCAACAACATAAACTCCACCAAGGTAATGCAAAGTCAAACTTCCCATATTTTGAATAATACTTAGATCCATGATCCTAAATCAAATTGGCGAAAAAGTAAAAATAACCATGACATAACAGTCAATTTcactaaagttttttttttttttttaactacaTCCCATAAAATAAAACACCAATGATCCAAATCCCATTCTCCTAGACCACAAAAACAAATAAACACAAAGCTCGATTTGCAAtgtcaaaaaaagaagaagcccCATAGTTAATTCAACCAAACTAAACCTAAGAACACATAAAATTTGATGGTTCATCTTTACAGATAAAAAGAAAAGGGGGGGATGATGAAGACTTACACATTGAAGGTACCAGTGACAGTATCATTGGCGGACCTCGCAGCAGACTCAAGATCAAACCCAAACACAGTTGTAGTTCCCTCTTCTGCTTCTTTTGAAGCAGCATATGAGTTCCAATCTGATAAAAGAGATGACCCTTCTTTTCCCTGCTCCTCATCATTCCCACTACTGCCGCCTGAGAACCAAGCTcgcatttttttttttaaatttttggttttggtttcttgaaaagaaaaaagctCTAAAGATTCAGCCTTTCAGTTGGGGTTCTTTTTGGATTAGTTAAGGGCTGGGAGCGGTGAGGTTGCTGTATGAGAATAAACCGTCCCACGAGAGACCTTAGTAAGGAAGGAAACTCGGTGCTTTTGGTTCCTTATTTCTGGTTTGACAAGTTAACGGTGTCGTTTTAatgtcaaatattttattttatttttataaattaccgCTTATTACAACGGTATTAACGGTtgaaaaattaagtaaataaaattaatttataaaatctacattttatctttattttaaaacattttatgttattttcaacaaattcaagGTCACTTTGCAcatttaaaaatatagaaataacTTCtactattaaatataaaatataaattatcataaataaataaaagtggtTCATAAATTCCATAAATTATGGAATAGACTTACAAAAATAAATGTGGAgttcttaaataaataaaagtggtTCATAAATTCCATAAATTATGGAATAGTCTTACAAAAATAAATGTGGAGTTCTTGAAaggataatattttaaaataaataaaataaaataaaattcgatAGAAGTTTCTTAATATTATCATTTTCAGAAAGGAAAAGATGGATTCATCATTTATCACTTTTAATAGATTGAAAATAATTGAGACATATATTCGAATGCACTGAAGTacattatccttctatttatgaGTTAGGGAGGGACTATGGGTAGATATGATCAAAATCTATAATGaaattgtttaaaaaaataaataataataatgtaagtCTTTTGCTTTTCAGTTTACACTACCACTTCTGCTAGTActgtatataagaaaatattatcCCAATTAAAGGTATCATCTCAAAGATTAAAAATAAGCTCCCACAGCTGCAGTTGCTGAGAAAATTTTGAATCTGATATTATAAGTAATGCAGTAATGTATGGCTTACAATGTCTCATTTACGTCATTTCTTCTACTACTGGCTATTTAGAGAAGGAAAAACATAGTTTCTCACACAACAACCTTTATAATATCTTCAGAAGCTGGACCTCAAAGATCAAAGGTTCTTTGGCATGAGATAAGAGGCTACGCCGAGGACCGAACTGCAATCAAACACAACAACAAATGTAACAAAACCGGTTTGCCTAAAATTAATGCTTTATTAAACAAAAGAATCACGGTTGAAACCTCATCAGGAATCGGTTTCAAGTTTTCATTGATGTATCCCACGGAAGGAGGTATCAATGCTCTTCTCTTTCCTGAAAAGAGAAAGTACAGAACAAACCAGTGGAAATGGTGGTCACGAAATTTGGCTCAAAGTGTCATTAAGTACAAAGACTAGCAACAATATTCGCCTCAACCAAGTTGTCGAAATCCATGCCCAATTATCAATGCATGTATGCACAAGAAAAGATTATGGCTTTTCTGTCCCTTTTTTCCTTGTAATATTGTAGTGGCAGTAGGCAATTATAATGATCAAGAATCCATGTACCTCCAACCTTCATGCCCGTCAAAACATCCTTCAAGCCCTTTATAATCTGTCAGATGAAGAAACCAGTTAAAGAATCCTTGATGTAAATTAAAATGGCGATCTCGTAGGTTCCACTTTTGATGAGTATTTGCAGAATGATTGGAAATTATCTTGCTCAAGTGAAAGAATGTAGTTGGCAACAACATAGTGATGATGCTATGGTATCGACATTAACGGAAACAGGAACACACCTGGTTCTCATCCAAAGGAAGGGTGACAGGAGAGCTTTCTCCACTGAATTGATCCACAGTGCTGTTAAGTTTCCCACAGAACAGAGGCAGGTCAGACTGGATCAAACATCATGTGTTTCAACTAATGAAGTGGCGAATTGATAAAAGAAACTCCACATTAGTTAAGTTCAGGATTTTTGTGATTTCAAGTTTTCAACCTGTGAACGAAATATCCATTTGATCGTCGGCAGACATAGTTTACTTGTACATAGTCTCCGTCACGAGCTTGCCGTCCCTCCCCTTCAATAATTTCTAGAAAGAAAAAGCTAGGGAATTAAGTATGATCTTTATTAGAAAAACTTGAGCATTTCACTCATAATTCTTGTTTATCTGATAAGAACTACACTTTCGTGAAAGATTTGGAGTTCCATCATACCTTGAATTCTCACCCCACTGGAAAGCTTCAATGTCCTGAACACCTCAAAGTTCAACTCCAAAGTAACAATCTTCGGTGAGAACCGATGAAAATCACCAAATAGAAGAATAAAGATAATGGAATGGCTAGAAAGATAATAATCAACACATACAACAATTTACCGAATCACTTCAGGTTCATTCATATCTTGCATCGGGGCAGCAAAAAGAGGATAAATACACAACGATATGGGACTGAACCCCATAAGCTGCAAAAACACCCTCCTAGGCAAACTTTTTACTGATACAGAAGGGTGCCGGCTATGCGAGCCCTTAATCGTAACATCCTTGTGCTGTCTGTCCATAATATTACAGGCTCAGGTGCTTAGCATTCTAGCAAAAGTAATATGACCATGATGGGAAATGCTACTGAAGGAACACAAATGCATATAACAAACATACCTCCAATAAATGAAATAAGCATACACAATGTAAAGGTAAAAGTAGTCAGATTAACTCAAAAACTATGCAAATTATCCCCTGTATATTAGATTAATGAGCAAACTAGTCCTTTCTAATAAAATTTGATACAATTGACTAACAAAATGCCACACTATGCTATCATATTTGAGGGATTTCTGATGAGAAACGTAAAGAGTAGTTTTGCAAGTCTTTTGATTTCTGATTAGAATCCACTACCATTGATCTGATTTTCAAAGTAGGTAAAATTGACTAAGATTGAGAATCGTGAAGAGAAAACAAGAATGCTTTCTCTACCAGAAAATATAAGATATAGAAGTAAAGAACTGAAAAGAAAAAAACAGTACCTTGGTGGGAAGTTAAAAGAACAGGGCAACTGTTGTAAGGTCTGAAATGGAAGAGCTTGTAATTGCAGGTGCATGTCTCGTAAACAAATGAATGCTGTTTTTTCAAAGGATGTAATAACGGATGAGGCAACCCCATAGTTAATAAGGAAAAAGACTTAAAAGGGCTTGCAATTGCCTGCGAACCGTCTCAACAACCTTTTTAATTCCACAGCCAATGGCCTTTTGCCACGTCAAAATGTGTTCACTTTTTTCCtatatttttctatttcttttttaaGTTAGTACGAGTCTGTCTGACCCAGTAAAAGTGCCCAATTTTTTGGTTCACTTAATTTGTACCAATTTTAAATGTCTTCCTCTACTTTTAATTTGTTTTCTACTTTATGTAATTTGAAAACTAAAACTCAATTAataaactattaataaatttttgttaaatttaaatatttaatattttatcatgatttaa from Gossypium arboreum isolate Shixiya-1 chromosome 1, ASM2569848v2, whole genome shotgun sequence harbors:
- the LOC108480586 gene encoding uncharacterized protein LOC108480586 isoform X3, whose protein sequence is MRAWFSGGSSGNDEEQGKEGSSLLSDWNSYAASKEAEEGTTTVFGFDLESAARSANDTVTGTFNVVSKGVRDLPGNLQSATSSVPSGKAFIYFGLFLAAGVFFVFIAFTMFLPVMVLLPQKFAICFTLGCGFIIGSFFALRGPKNQLAHMSSKEVLALAYYAVSYFPGGSAGLKFLTSALTSSVSRCFGSILGFSSFSNITAETD
- the LOC108480586 gene encoding protein transport protein SFT2 isoform X1 gives rise to the protein MRAWFSGGSSGNDEEQGKEGSSLLSDWNSYAASKEAEEGTTTVFGFDLESAARSANDTVTGTFNVVSKGVRDLPGNLQSATSSVPSGKAFIYFGLFLAAGVFFVFIAFTMFLPVMVLLPQKFAICFTLGCGFIIGSFFALRGPKNQLAHMSSKERLPFTLGFIGSMVGTMYVSMVLHSYILSVLFSVVQVLALAYYAVSYFPGGSAGLKFLTSALTSSVSRCFGSILGFSSFSNITAETD
- the LOC108480586 gene encoding protein transport protein SFT2 isoform X2; this encodes MRAWFSGGSSGNDEEQGKEGSSLLSDWNSYAASKEAEEGTTTVFGFDLESAARSANDTVTGTFNVVSKGVRDLPGNLQSATSSVPSGKAFIYFGLFLAAGVFFVFIAFTMFLPVMVLLPQKFAICFTLGCGFIIGSFFALRGPKNQLAHMSSKERLPFTLGFIGSMVGTMYVSMVLHSYILSVLFSVVQVLALAYYAVSYFPGGSAGLKFLTSALTSSVSRCFGR
- the LOC108482272 gene encoding peptidyl-prolyl cis-trans isomerase FKBP16-1, chloroplastic isoform X2, with the protein product MDRQHKDVTIKGSHSRHPSVSVKSLPRRVFLQLMGFSPISLCIYPLFAAPMQDMNEPEVIRTLKLSSGVRIQEIIEGEGRQARDGDYVQVNYVCRRSNGYFVHSTVDQFSGESSPVTLPLDENQIIKGLKDVLTGMKVGGKRRALIPPSVGYINENLKPIPDEFGPRRSLLSHAKEPLIFEVQLLKIL
- the LOC108482272 gene encoding peptidyl-prolyl cis-trans isomerase FKBP16-1, chloroplastic isoform X1 translates to MHLQLQALPFQTLQQLPCSFNFPPRQHKDVTIKGSHSRHPSVSVKSLPRRVFLQLMGFSPISLCIYPLFAAPMQDMNEPEVIRTLKLSSGVRIQEIIEGEGRQARDGDYVQVNYVCRRSNGYFVHSTVDQFSGESSPVTLPLDENQIIKGLKDVLTGMKVGGKRRALIPPSVGYINENLKPIPDEFGPRRSLLSHAKEPLIFEVQLLKIL